A window of the Dehalococcoidia bacterium genome harbors these coding sequences:
- a CDS encoding NAD-dependent malic enzyme, producing MAKTTENNPSNKRTSCKRGTPKGVNLLREPFLNKDTAFTEQERDSCGIRGFLPPYVLSQDEQVKRVMENYHKRATPFEKHIYLRSIQDSNEDLFYRVVMDNVTEMMPLIYTPVVGQACQEFSHIFEKPRGLFITPKDKGKIADILRTWPQKDVRIIVVTDGERILGLGDQGADGMGIPIGKLSLYIACAGINPAQCLPVTLDVGTNSEAKLNDPLYIGIREKRLRGQAYDDLVEEFIVATQEVFPEPLIQFEDFGNTNAFRLLTKYRDRICTFNDDIQGTGSVIVSGLYSAMRITGGKLEKQKILFQGAGEAGTGIADLIVAAMIEEGLSEEKARQQCWFVDSKGLVIKSRTDLAEHKLPYAHEHKPVTDFLSAVEALKPTVIIGASAQPKTFTQSIIEAVSKINERPIVFAISNPTSKAECTAEEAYKWSKGRAVFASGSPFDPVTLNGKTFVPGQGNNAYIFPGVGMGAIACGAKRVTDEMFSAAAKALAGEVAESDLEKGRIYPPLSMIRHLSAVVATATAEVAFKRGLTKKRKPADIVAFMKSQMYDPKY from the coding sequence ATGGCAAAAACAACAGAGAATAATCCAAGCAACAAGAGAACCAGCTGTAAAAGAGGTACCCCAAAGGGAGTCAATCTGCTGCGTGAGCCATTCTTGAACAAAGATACCGCATTCACCGAGCAGGAGCGGGACAGTTGCGGCATTCGTGGTTTTCTGCCGCCGTATGTTCTCTCTCAGGATGAGCAGGTCAAGCGGGTTATGGAGAACTACCACAAGAGAGCAACTCCTTTTGAAAAGCACATCTATCTCCGGTCAATTCAGGACTCCAATGAGGACCTATTCTATCGGGTGGTCATGGATAATGTCACCGAGATGATGCCGCTCATCTACACGCCGGTGGTCGGACAAGCATGCCAGGAGTTCAGCCATATTTTCGAGAAGCCGCGAGGCCTTTTCATTACGCCGAAAGACAAGGGGAAGATCGCCGATATCCTCCGAACTTGGCCACAGAAAGACGTGCGCATTATCGTGGTCACCGACGGCGAGCGAATTCTGGGACTTGGAGACCAGGGCGCTGACGGAATGGGTATCCCGATCGGCAAGCTTTCCCTCTATATCGCCTGCGCCGGCATCAATCCGGCACAGTGTCTCCCCGTAACGCTCGATGTTGGAACCAATAGCGAAGCCAAGCTCAATGACCCTCTTTACATAGGCATACGGGAGAAACGTCTTCGGGGACAGGCCTACGACGATTTGGTGGAAGAGTTTATCGTGGCAACCCAGGAGGTCTTTCCCGAACCATTGATCCAGTTCGAGGATTTCGGCAACACCAACGCCTTCCGTCTATTGACCAAGTATCGAGACCGGATTTGCACTTTCAATGATGATATCCAGGGAACAGGATCTGTTATCGTATCGGGCCTATATTCTGCCATGCGAATAACCGGGGGCAAGTTAGAAAAGCAAAAGATACTGTTCCAGGGCGCCGGCGAAGCGGGGACAGGAATCGCCGATTTGATCGTCGCCGCAATGATAGAAGAAGGGCTGTCCGAAGAGAAGGCACGGCAGCAGTGCTGGTTTGTGGACTCCAAAGGATTGGTCATCAAGAGCCGGACTGACTTGGCCGAGCACAAGCTCCCTTACGCTCACGAGCATAAGCCGGTGACGGATTTCCTTTCTGCCGTTGAAGCACTCAAGCCAACAGTGATCATCGGAGCCTCTGCCCAGCCCAAAACATTCACTCAGTCGATTATAGAGGCTGTGTCGAAGATCAACGAAAGGCCGATCGTGTTCGCCATCTCGAACCCAACATCTAAAGCCGAATGTACCGCTGAAGAAGCATACAAATGGTCGAAAGGCCGCGCCGTGTTCGCCAGCGGCAGCCCATTCGACCCCGTGACGCTCAACGGCAAAACGTTTGTGCCGGGCCAGGGAAACAACGCCTATATCTTCCCGGGGGTGGGAATGGGCGCTATTGCATGTGGGGCCAAGCGTGTGACAGACGAAATGTTCTCTGCCGCTGCCAAAGCGCTGGCCGGGGAAGTAGCTGAGTCTGATCTGGAGAAAGGGCGCATCTATCCACCCTTGAGCATGATTCGACATCTTTCCGCAGTCGTTGCCACCGCAACAGCGGAAGTGGCTTTCAAGCGAGGCTTGACGAAAAAACGCAAACCCGCCGATATTGTGGCGTTCATGAAATCCCAGATGTACGATCCAAAGTACTAG
- a CDS encoding acyl-CoA/acyl-ACP dehydrogenase — protein sequence MDFDLNEEQEMLQKMSRDFLINRCPGPEVRKLMDEGENPPPELWKEMADLGWMGLAFPPQYGGEGGSFLDLVVLLQEMGRAGLPGPFFSTVTSGLAVLHMGTEEQKKQILPSLCTGELLLTSAIVEEEVKYDASGIDVKATQEKDQFVLSGVKKFVPEADTANYIICFARTSKAQGEQDGVTLFLIDRTTPGVEVTVLKPLDGSRQCNVRFNNVKVSASAVLGQVDKGWHGFQKVLEMCTIAKCAEMLGGAEAILAMSSQYSKERVQFGKPIGSYQAIQHRGADMAIDVDAMRLTTYDAAWMLSEGIPCAKEVAIAKGWASDAFRRVVFGGMRIHGGNGFMLEHDVTIHYRKALASEYYFGDARHHRKVILEQIGA from the coding sequence GTGGACTTTGATCTGAATGAAGAACAAGAGATGCTGCAGAAAATGTCTCGGGATTTTCTCATCAACAGATGTCCCGGACCGGAAGTTAGAAAGCTGATGGATGAAGGGGAAAATCCTCCTCCTGAGTTGTGGAAAGAGATGGCGGATCTGGGGTGGATGGGGTTGGCGTTCCCTCCGCAATACGGTGGTGAGGGGGGGAGCTTCCTTGATTTAGTGGTGCTCCTCCAGGAGATGGGGCGTGCTGGTCTTCCTGGCCCATTCTTTTCCACTGTCACCAGCGGGCTGGCTGTCCTTCACATGGGAACAGAAGAGCAGAAAAAACAAATCCTCCCCTCGCTTTGCACGGGCGAATTGCTTCTCACCTCTGCTATCGTGGAAGAAGAAGTCAAATACGATGCTTCGGGAATCGATGTGAAGGCCACTCAAGAAAAAGACCAATTTGTTCTCTCAGGCGTGAAGAAGTTTGTTCCGGAAGCGGATACGGCCAATTACATCATCTGTTTTGCCAGGACGAGTAAGGCTCAGGGCGAACAGGATGGCGTCACGTTGTTCCTGATTGATCGGACCACCCCTGGCGTGGAAGTCACGGTGCTTAAGCCGCTGGATGGATCGAGGCAGTGTAATGTCCGCTTCAACAATGTGAAGGTTTCGGCCAGTGCTGTTTTGGGGCAAGTGGATAAAGGCTGGCACGGTTTCCAGAAGGTTTTAGAGATGTGTACTATCGCCAAGTGTGCCGAGATGCTCGGTGGCGCTGAGGCGATATTAGCGATGTCATCCCAGTATTCCAAGGAGCGCGTCCAATTTGGTAAGCCTATCGGATCTTACCAGGCGATCCAGCATCGCGGTGCTGACATGGCGATCGATGTGGATGCGATGAGGCTTACTACTTATGATGCGGCTTGGATGCTATCGGAAGGTATCCCTTGTGCCAAGGAAGTGGCCATTGCCAAAGGATGGGCCAGCGATGCTTTCCGCAGAGTCGTTTTTGGCGGTATGAGAATCCACGGCGGGAATGGCTTCATGCTGGAGCATGACGTCACCATTCATTACCGGAAAGCCCTTGCCAGCGAGTACTATTTTGGCGATGCCAGACATCATCGGAAAGTGATCTTGGAACAGATCGGCGCTTAA
- a CDS encoding universal stress protein: MYKKMLVPLDGSNVAEIEFEYAMQLARRLNLDPIFMNVCDPEEAEMAPMHRAYINQIVEIASRDFGDVKTTASFETRGRAPKARGEMVVGKPEQEVLRLAEKHNVDLILMSTHGHSGIGVWGVGSVALRVLSTSTVPVWLVPATVPGEIVHNEWPDTRFLVALDGSKMAEAVLPHVEAVARQRGGELVEVILLRVYEPAPIPSDTLKSTISPKPKSDAVPKVVESLSDCEDYLRGVEKRLRDAGLKVQSETVVGDPASEIINYAQGHPFNLVFLSTCGRSGRAQLPYGSVAGKVLKRISSPIFVVRPSQKEC; this comes from the coding sequence ATGTACAAGAAAATGCTTGTTCCGTTGGATGGTTCGAATGTGGCCGAGATAGAGTTCGAGTACGCGATGCAGCTTGCTCGCAGACTCAACCTGGACCCGATATTCATGAATGTTTGCGATCCGGAGGAAGCGGAAATGGCTCCGATGCATCGAGCATATATCAATCAGATTGTCGAGATTGCGAGTCGTGATTTTGGGGACGTCAAAACGACTGCATCTTTTGAAACAAGGGGCAGGGCTCCAAAAGCGCGAGGTGAAATGGTGGTCGGCAAACCCGAACAAGAGGTGCTTCGCCTCGCTGAAAAACATAATGTTGATTTGATTCTCATGTCAACTCATGGGCATTCAGGAATCGGTGTTTGGGGTGTAGGCAGTGTGGCTCTTCGAGTTCTCAGTACTTCTACTGTCCCTGTTTGGTTGGTTCCGGCGACAGTACCCGGGGAGATCGTTCATAACGAGTGGCCGGATACGAGATTTCTGGTTGCGTTGGATGGTTCGAAGATGGCGGAAGCAGTACTCCCGCATGTTGAGGCGGTTGCCAGACAGCGGGGGGGTGAGCTGGTAGAGGTAATTCTGCTCAGAGTTTATGAGCCTGCACCTATCCCCTCGGATACGCTGAAATCGACGATATCCCCAAAGCCGAAATCTGACGCAGTTCCGAAAGTAGTGGAATCCCTGAGCGATTGCGAGGACTATCTGCGCGGAGTGGAGAAACGTCTTCGCGATGCTGGACTCAAGGTACAATCAGAGACAGTGGTAGGTGATCCTGCCAGCGAGATCATAAACTATGCACAGGGACATCCGTTCAATCTCGTCTTTTTGTCAACCTGTGGGCGATCAGGACGAGCGCAGCTACCCTATGGCAGTGTTGCGGGAAAAGTCCTCAAGCGAATCTCCAGCCCGATATTTGTGGTCAGGCCCTCCCAAAAGGAATGCTGA